One window from the genome of Streptococcus parasanguinis encodes:
- the dnaN gene encoding DNA polymerase III subunit beta — MINFSINKTLFLQALNTTKRAISSKNAIPILSTIKIDVTPEGVALSGSNGQISIENFISIKDENAGLLVTSPGSILLEATFFINVVSSLPDVTLDFKEIEQKQVLLTSGKSEITLKGKDADQYPRIQEIAASNPLVLETKLLKQLINETAFAASVQESRPILTGVHFVLSDNKELKTVATDSHRMSQKVITLEKNGDNFDVVIPSRSLREFTSVFSDDIETVEVFFANNQILFRSEHISFYTRLLEGNYPDTDRLIPTEFNTEATFNVANLRFAMERARLLSNATQNGTVKLEFKNGVVSSHVHSPEVGRVNEEIDTSAVSGEDLSISFNPTYLIEALKAIDSEQVVIRFISSVRPFTLVPEGNEQGFIQLITPVRTN; from the coding sequence ATGATAAATTTTTCTATTAACAAAACTTTATTTTTACAAGCACTAAATACTACCAAAAGAGCGATCAGTTCAAAAAATGCTATTCCAATCCTTTCCACGATTAAAATTGATGTCACTCCAGAAGGAGTTGCCTTATCTGGATCGAATGGCCAAATTTCAATTGAAAACTTTATTTCTATCAAAGATGAAAATGCTGGTTTATTGGTGACCTCTCCAGGTTCTATTTTATTAGAAGCAACTTTCTTTATTAATGTGGTTTCAAGTTTACCAGATGTTACTTTAGATTTTAAAGAGATTGAACAAAAACAGGTTCTTTTAACAAGTGGAAAATCAGAAATTACACTTAAAGGAAAAGATGCAGATCAATATCCACGTATTCAAGAAATTGCTGCAAGTAATCCATTAGTTTTGGAAACAAAATTATTAAAACAATTAATTAATGAAACAGCATTTGCAGCAAGTGTACAAGAAAGTCGTCCAATTTTGACTGGTGTTCACTTTGTTTTATCAGATAATAAAGAGCTAAAAACAGTAGCAACAGACTCTCACCGTATGAGTCAAAAAGTGATTACACTGGAGAAAAATGGAGACAACTTTGATGTTGTCATCCCAAGTCGCTCTCTTCGTGAATTCACCTCTGTCTTTTCTGATGATATTGAAACAGTTGAAGTTTTCTTTGCAAACAATCAAATTCTCTTTAGAAGTGAACACATTAGTTTCTATACCCGTTTGCTAGAAGGAAATTATCCTGATACAGACCGTCTCATTCCAACAGAATTCAATACAGAGGCAACCTTCAATGTGGCCAACCTTCGATTTGCAATGGAGCGTGCTCGTCTTCTTTCAAATGCGACTCAAAACGGAACGGTTAAATTAGAGTTCAAAAATGGAGTGGTTTCTTCCCACGTTCATTCACCAGAAGTTGGGCGAGTAAATGAAGAGATCGATACGAGCGCCGTTTCAGGAGAGGATTTGTCTATTAGCTTTAATCCAACTTATTTGATTGAAGCGCTCAAAGCTATTGACAGTGAACAAGTTGTTATTCGTTTTATTTCTTCTGTTAGACCGTTTACATTGGTTCCAGAAGGAAATGAACAAGGGTTCATTCAATTGATTACGCCAGTTCGCACAAATTAA
- a CDS encoding DUF951 domain-containing protein, whose product MYTLGDFVEMKKPHACVIKETGKKANRWEITRLGADIKIKCSNCDHVVMMSRHDFEQKMKKVL is encoded by the coding sequence ATGTATACGTTAGGTGATTTTGTAGAAATGAAAAAGCCTCACGCTTGTGTGATTAAAGAAACAGGCAAGAAGGCAAATCGTTGGGAAATTACGCGACTTGGTGCAGACATAAAAATCAAGTGTAGCAATTGTGATCATGTGGTCATGATGAGTCGCCATGATTTTGAACAGAAAATGAAGAAAGTACTATAA
- the ychF gene encoding redox-regulated ATPase YchF, whose translation MALTAGIVGLPNVGKSTLFNAITKAGAEAANYPFATIDPNVGMVEVPDERLQKLTEMITPKKTVPTTFEFTDIAGIVKGASKGEGLGNKFLANIREVDAIVHVVRAFDDENVMREQGREDAFVDPLADIDTINLELILADLESVNKRYARVEKIARTQKDKDSVAEFNVLQKIKPVLEDGKSARTIEFTEEEQKVVKGLFLLTTKPVLYVANVDEDVVADPDSIDYVKQIRDFAATENAEVVVISARAEEEISELDDADKQEFLEAIGLTESGVDKLTRAAYHLLGLGTYFTAGEKEVRAWTFKRGMKAPQAAGIIHSDFEKGFIRAVTMSYDDLVKYGSEKAVKEAGRLREEGKEYVVQDGDIMEFRFNV comes from the coding sequence ATGGCATTAACAGCAGGTATCGTTGGCTTACCAAACGTTGGTAAATCAACCCTATTTAACGCAATTACAAAAGCAGGAGCAGAGGCCGCAAACTATCCCTTTGCGACCATTGATCCAAACGTCGGGATGGTAGAAGTTCCAGATGAACGCCTCCAAAAATTGACGGAAATGATTACTCCTAAGAAGACAGTTCCGACTACTTTTGAATTTACAGATATTGCTGGGATTGTGAAAGGAGCTTCTAAAGGGGAAGGACTTGGTAATAAATTCTTGGCCAACATCCGTGAAGTAGATGCCATTGTCCATGTAGTGCGTGCTTTTGATGATGAAAATGTCATGCGGGAGCAAGGTCGTGAAGATGCCTTTGTTGATCCACTAGCAGATATTGATACCATCAATTTAGAATTAATTTTAGCTGACTTAGAGTCTGTCAATAAACGCTATGCGCGTGTAGAAAAAATCGCTCGTACACAAAAAGATAAGGATTCTGTTGCAGAATTTAATGTTCTACAAAAAATCAAACCAGTTCTTGAAGATGGTAAATCAGCTCGGACCATTGAATTCACTGAGGAAGAACAAAAAGTGGTGAAAGGACTTTTCCTTTTGACTACCAAACCAGTTCTTTATGTAGCCAATGTGGATGAAGATGTTGTTGCAGATCCAGATTCTATTGACTATGTGAAGCAAATTCGTGACTTTGCGGCAACAGAGAATGCGGAAGTCGTGGTGATTTCTGCGCGTGCTGAGGAAGAAATTTCTGAGCTAGATGATGCAGATAAACAAGAATTTTTAGAGGCGATTGGCCTAACAGAGTCTGGAGTTGATAAACTCACGCGTGCAGCTTATCACTTGTTGGGACTTGGCACTTATTTCACAGCTGGTGAAAAAGAAGTGCGTGCTTGGACCTTCAAACGTGGCATGAAAGCTCCTCAAGCTGCTGGAATCATCCACTCTGATTTTGAAAAAGGATTTATTCGTGCCGTGACCATGTCTTATGATGATTTGGTTAAATACGGTTCTGAAAAGGCTGTAAAAGAAGCAGGACGCTTGCGCGAAGAAGGAAAAGAATATGTTGTCCAAGACGGGGACATCATGGAATTCCGTTTTAATGTATAA
- the dnaA gene encoding chromosomal replication initiator protein DnaA produces the protein MSQEEQFWSRFLELAQLQLKDSAYDFFVADSKLVKIDGETATIYLDGNYKELFWETNLKNALITASFEVYNTDLKFHFVFEDTEEIPSSHSSENRRLSSGSLTTEPLPKIDTGLKSKYTFDNFVQGDGNIWAKAAALAVSENLATTYNPLFIYGGPGLGKTHLLNAIGNQILENIPNARVKYVPAETFINEFLEHLRLGEMKTFKNTYRSLDLLLIDDIQSLGGKKVTTQEEFFNTFNALHSDNKQIVLTSDRSPDHLDSLEERLVTRFKWGLTQNITPPDFETRIAILRNKIEDLDYIFPNDTLEYLAGQFDSNVRDLEGALNDISLMAKVKKLKEITIDVAAEAIRARKNDNSKTLVIPIEKIQEAVGAFYGVSVKEIKGSRRVQNIVLARQVAMYLSREMTDNSLPRIGKEFGGKDHTTVIHAYEKIKSMVDTDDNLRLEIQSIKKKLN, from the coding sequence GTGTCACAAGAAGAGCAATTTTGGTCTCGTTTTTTAGAATTAGCCCAATTACAACTAAAAGATAGTGCCTATGATTTTTTTGTCGCCGATTCAAAATTAGTAAAAATCGATGGAGAGACGGCTACCATTTATCTTGATGGAAATTATAAAGAATTATTTTGGGAAACAAATCTAAAAAATGCTTTGATCACAGCCAGCTTTGAAGTCTACAATACAGATTTGAAGTTCCATTTCGTTTTTGAAGATACCGAAGAAATTCCTAGTAGTCATAGCAGTGAGAATAGGAGATTATCTTCAGGTAGCTTAACAACCGAACCGTTGCCTAAAATTGATACAGGCCTGAAATCAAAGTACACCTTTGATAATTTTGTGCAAGGGGATGGAAATATTTGGGCGAAAGCAGCAGCGCTTGCAGTTTCTGAAAATCTTGCAACAACTTACAACCCTCTCTTTATCTATGGTGGACCAGGACTTGGAAAGACTCACCTATTGAACGCAATTGGAAATCAAATCCTAGAAAATATTCCAAATGCACGGGTTAAGTATGTCCCAGCAGAAACCTTTATTAATGAATTTTTAGAGCACCTTCGATTAGGAGAAATGAAAACTTTCAAGAATACCTATCGAAGTTTAGATCTTTTATTGATTGATGATATCCAGTCACTTGGTGGTAAAAAAGTCACGACTCAAGAGGAATTTTTTAATACCTTTAATGCCCTCCATAGCGACAACAAACAGATTGTTCTAACAAGCGATCGAAGTCCGGATCATTTAGATAGTCTTGAAGAGCGGCTGGTTACTCGTTTCAAATGGGGACTCACGCAAAATATAACACCACCTGATTTTGAAACTCGGATTGCCATCTTACGAAATAAAATTGAAGATCTAGACTATATTTTTCCTAATGACACACTAGAATATCTAGCTGGTCAGTTTGATTCAAATGTCCGAGACTTAGAAGGTGCCTTAAATGATATTTCTTTAATGGCGAAGGTTAAAAAACTAAAAGAAATTACGATCGATGTTGCAGCTGAAGCTATTCGAGCTCGTAAAAACGATAATAGCAAGACGCTTGTCATCCCCATTGAAAAAATTCAGGAAGCAGTTGGAGCCTTTTATGGAGTCAGTGTAAAAGAAATCAAAGGTTCTCGAAGAGTTCAGAATATTGTCCTAGCACGACAAGTAGCCATGTATCTTTCAAGAGAGATGACGGACAACTCACTTCCTCGAATCGGAAAAGAATTCGGTGGGAAAGACCACACGACTGTCATTCATGCCTATGAAAAAATTAAAAGTATGGTCGACACAGATGATAATCTACGACTCGAAATTCAAAGTATCAAGAAAAAGTTAAATTAA
- a CDS encoding DUF1307 domain-containing protein, whose protein sequence is MKKQTWKSIFLSLIAIFTLFLLGACGQQSVQKSYLQAINQEKKTDVRITLEHKGDKAISNQTTTTIYYKEAGVTKDQLKEMIDKYDEEYKDVKGFTHSAEYKDDYMVEKTTLNYEKADLDQLIEKKLVTTQKDKKVDYISFKSTFDMMKQSGFKEVKNGKFEELK, encoded by the coding sequence ATGAAAAAACAAACATGGAAATCTATTTTTCTTTCTTTAATCGCTATCTTTACTCTCTTTCTTCTTGGAGCTTGTGGACAACAATCTGTTCAAAAATCCTATCTTCAGGCAATCAACCAAGAAAAGAAAACAGATGTTCGTATTACACTAGAACATAAAGGTGATAAAGCGATCAGTAACCAAACCACCACTACTATTTATTACAAAGAGGCGGGAGTTACGAAAGATCAATTAAAGGAAATGATCGATAAATATGATGAAGAATACAAAGATGTCAAAGGATTCACACATTCTGCTGAATACAAAGATGATTATATGGTTGAAAAAACAACTCTAAATTATGAAAAGGCAGACTTAGATCAACTAATTGAAAAGAAATTAGTAACAACACAAAAAGATAAAAAAGTCGACTATATCAGCTTCAAATCAACTTTTGATATGATGAAACAAAGTGGTTTCAAAGAAGTTAAAAATGGAAAATTTGAAGAATTAAAATAA
- the pth gene encoding aminoacyl-tRNA hydrolase yields the protein MTKLIVGLGNPGDKYFETKHNVGFMLVDQMAKSLNLTFSHDKIFQADIASTFLNGEKVYFVKPTTFMNESGKAVHALLTYYGLDIEDLLVIYDDLDMEVGKIRLRAKGSAGGHNGIKSIINHIGTQTFYRIKIGIGRPKQGMSVVHHVLGKFDKDDYITILQTIDRVEEAVNDYLVEENFERSMQKYNG from the coding sequence ATGACGAAATTAATTGTTGGATTGGGAAATCCAGGTGATAAGTATTTTGAAACGAAACACAATGTAGGCTTTATGTTAGTTGATCAAATGGCAAAGTCTTTAAATCTTACTTTCTCCCATGATAAAATTTTTCAAGCTGATATTGCCTCAACATTTTTGAATGGCGAAAAGGTCTATTTTGTAAAGCCAACCACTTTCATGAATGAGAGTGGAAAAGCGGTCCATGCCCTTCTGACTTATTATGGTCTGGATATTGAAGATCTTTTGGTTATTTACGATGATTTAGATATGGAAGTTGGTAAGATTCGTCTTCGAGCGAAAGGATCAGCTGGAGGTCATAACGGAATCAAATCGATTATCAATCATATTGGAACTCAGACTTTTTATCGAATTAAGATTGGAATTGGAAGACCTAAGCAGGGCATGTCAGTTGTTCATCATGTCTTAGGAAAATTTGATAAAGACGATTACATCACTATTCTACAAACAATTGATCGAGTAGAAGAAGCGGTTAACGATTACTTGGTAGAAGAAAATTTTGAAAGAAGCATGCAGAAATACAACGGGTAA